TATGTCAAGCTGACTTAAATCAACGCCCCATGTAGGCATTGGCTTGCTTTCATATATTTCAAGAGATTTTAAGCGAAAGTCTCTCATCCACTTAGGCTCATTTTTTCTTTCGGATATCTCCTCAACGATCTTTTTAGAAAGCCCCTTTTCCGTCTTGTACGAATACCTGACTTCGTTTTTTATGTTGTACCTGGAAAAATCTATATCATTAACAATGGTCTTTTTCATCTGATTCACCCCTTTATGACAGAACTTCGTCCAGTATAGACTCGTATCCTGTCTTCTCCAGCTCCTTCGCCAGATTTTTGTCTCCTTCTTTGACAATTCTTCCATGTGCCAGTACGGATATTACGTCTGGCTCTAAGTAATCCAATATCCTATTGTAATGAGTTATAATTAGTATTGACATATCTTCTGTCTTCAATTTCCTTACTGTCTCAGCAACAATCCTTAAAGCGTCTATGTCAAGGCCTGAATCTATTTCATCCAACATGACAAGCTTTGGATTTAACATAGCCATCTGCAAGATCTCACTTTTCTTCTTTTCTCCGCCAGAAAAACCTACGTTTAAGTACCTTGTCCTGTACTCCTGCTTCATGTCCAGCATATCCATCTTTTCCTTCATGCTTTTTGCAAATTGCAGCATAGGCATGTTTTTATTTGTAACTGCATTTAAAGAAGTCCTTATGAAATTATCTACCGTAATCCCTGGTATTTCCTCAGGGGATTGGAACGATAAAAATATGCCTTTCTTCGCCCTTTCGTTTACTTTGAGGTTTACGATATTTTCCCCTTCAAAAAGTATCTCACCATCTGTAACTGTGTAATGTGGATTTCCCATTATTACATTGCAGAGGGTACTTTTTCCGCTGCCGTTAGGGCCCATAATAGCGTGTATTTCTCCTCTTTTTATAGTCAAATTAAGTCCTTTTAATATCTCTTTGCCGTCCACTTCTGCTTTGACATTTTTTATTTCTAACAAATTGTCCTTCATATTTACACTCCCTTTTTAATTCCTACTATTTTAATGGGATTACTTCCATGTTTTAATTATACCCTAATATTAAAAAAAATCAATAAATATATGAAAAATATAATCATTGTTTATTTTTCCCTTGTGTAACATAATCTATAGCGAAGAAAAATAATATGGATTTAAAAAATTTACTTCTTTTACTTTTATCAATATAAAATCTTTGATAAAATAAAATTAAGTTTTTATTTTTCAAAATTATACAAAAACGGGGTATGATGATGAAAAAACCATTAATTAGAATTTTAATTGATCGACTATTATATTTGTTAATTGCATCATATGGAATTATCAAGGTATTTATCGTTAAAGGTGTTATAGACAAAATATTCTTATTTACAATATTCATTTCATTCTCTTATGAATTTTACAAAACTTTTAACCACCAAACCAAATTCAAATGATAAAAAATTAATGCTATTTTGTCCACTTTAATAATTTTCATAGGTTTTGCTATGGCCGGCTGGACGAGATACAAGCAAGCTTTGCATGATATAATTGCTGGTACTTTTGTAATAAAAAGTTGAACTTTTCAAATGGAGGAGGAGCAAATTGCTGAAACTTTTTATAAGGGCATTGATTTCTAGTTTAATTTTTACACTGTTAATGTTTCTGTTATTAAAAAAAGAAAAAAGTGACTATAAAAAGAAGAGTTTAAAGCAATTCGCCTTTATGTTCTTAGTTTATTTCATATCATATATGCTTATTAGCTTGCTCATCAAGTAAAAATTTTAAAATTTTTCCGAAGGAGTATCATTGTAAATGAATAGAAAGAACATTATAACAATAATTATTGCTGTGTTAATAATGGCCTTTGGATTAATTATAGGATCATTAAGCAGATATAACATCTTAGAAAAAATTTTTTCTGTTCTCTTAGTTGCAGCAATACTGGCTTTAATATACGATACATATTTTCTTTTCAAAGATAAAAGATATTTTGGAAAAGCAAAATGGATAGTAAAATCAAGTAATAATACATTACTGCTTACAATCAGCTTGTATTGTATCTTAATACCGGCTTTAAGCATTGATTCTAAAAGCTCTCTGCACACCATGCTTATCTCAATTATCTTTGTATCTGGACTAATCCCCTTTCTTCATTCCATATTAAAAGACGGAATAAATGAAAAAGGCATATTTCATTGGGGCACTTTATACACATGGGATAAAATTCAAAGCTACAGCTTTACAGACAATTTCTTAGTCATTGCTTTAAATTCCGCCACTAATAAAATCAAATTAATTGTCAAAAAAGAAGATAAAGAAAATATTAAACTCTTATTAAAAGAGCATATAAAGCGCTAACATCAATCAACAAATAAAATAACAAGCCACGAAAAAACCGAGATTTACTCTCGGTTATATTTCATCTACATCCACGTATTTAGCTATTATATCGTCAACAGGAATTATCAAATACTCGGTATCGCCGTGCTTTATCTTAGTA
The window above is part of the Thermoanaerobacterium sp. PSU-2 genome. Proteins encoded here:
- a CDS encoding DUF5673 domain-containing protein; the protein is MNRKNIITIIIAVLIMAFGLIIGSLSRYNILEKIFSVLLVAAILALIYDTYFLFKDKRYFGKAKWIVKSSNNTLLLTISLYCILIPALSIDSKSSLHTMLISIIFVSGLIPFLHSILKDGINEKGIFHWGTLYTWDKIQSYSFTDNFLVIALNSATNKIKLIVKKEDKENIKLLLKEHIKR
- the sufC gene encoding Fe-S cluster assembly ATPase SufC, with the protein product MKDNLLEIKNVKAEVDGKEILKGLNLTIKRGEIHAIMGPNGSGKSTLCNVIMGNPHYTVTDGEILFEGENIVNLKVNERAKKGIFLSFQSPEEIPGITVDNFIRTSLNAVTNKNMPMLQFAKSMKEKMDMLDMKQEYRTRYLNVGFSGGEKKKSEILQMAMLNPKLVMLDEIDSGLDIDALRIVAETVRKLKTEDMSILIITHYNRILDYLEPDVISVLAHGRIVKEGDKNLAKELEKTGYESILDEVLS